The Penaeus vannamei isolate JL-2024 chromosome 23, ASM4276789v1, whole genome shotgun sequence DNA window TTATATCTCCTTCTTATCAGCTGTctgtaatattaataacactacAAGAAACCACATATgctgataacgacgatgataacgaCTCTGCCAGCGCTACGATTTTCTTTCCATTTGACCTCTATcagatattaataatgttaatacaacCACAGGCAGGCAAAGATACACAACCCGTCTCCAGACTCGCTCATGTATTCCAGTCGCGTTCTATCGAGCAgctatatatgcaaatagatttTATTCATGTGGCCTGTATGCAATCGAGTACTCCACATCAACACGCTAATTGCAAACTACATGAATTAAAGGGGGTACTTGAGACTATGTTTGTTTATACTAATAGTCCGGTTTGGCGATTTTTAACCGGGGAGGAGGGTTTCTACGCTTCTCGTTTCATTATTTGGTATATGATATCTTTAttggtgtatgtatatttctcttgattcattttcatttcatatttttacgACTGGCTATCTGTTAATGTTGCTGtctccttaatatatatatatatatatatatatatatatatatatatatatatatatatatatatatatacagatgtagatatagatagatagatatgtgtgtatatatatttatatgtatgtgtgtgcttctaaATGTtaacctatacatgtatatggcgatacttatttattttaaaagATATGCAAAAAGTATAGTAATTAGGATCAAAaacatttctatttttcataAATAACATTTTATTCTTAACACAATCAAGAAAAGACAAGCCTGATACGGACAAAGAAAGTGTCTAGTTTtccttatgctatatatatatttacattcacacataAGTATCACACAATTGATGAGTCCACGTGTGTCTTGCTTCTATCACCGTTAatgtatactattatcattattactcttatatatgtaacttattcttatcattatcatctttggtaGTTCATGGCCTTCTGTTAgccgtaaaataataattttctgtGATACATCTCTTGTACGAATCGTTATTTCTGTGTATGGATTTTTTCACtgccaataattaaaaaaaaaaacacgaaaactttCCATCAAACTTACCCTTCCAGTGCTGTCAATTCTCACCGCAGTGCCATCGCATAAATAAATTCATTTCAACCTCTCGTATCATAATTTCACCaaattctcttccattcttttacTACCAAGGCCTCGCCCCGTTTCACTGTTAATACACATCGGTTATCTTAACAAATTCCTCGAACGTTAGCTTTGACACTATCTCGTATTCAGGAATAAATGATCTGAACGTCATATCACAGGCACATAAGGAGGttgcagatatatacatgaatcctTTGCAGTTCCATCACATCCTGCAATATCATATTACATTCACAATATCATGACTGCAATACTGAATGCAAGGATACAGATTGTAACATCATAGCTAATGCGTGCAACATTAAGCAACGTGGCAAGAAGTCGGCAGTGTTGGCAATGTGGGCAATGCGTGCAGAGGCACAGACGGTAAAAGATATtcagtatacgcatatatacaaatacatactgcatacatatataacatacacaaaagagtgcatgtatacatacatatatacatatacatatacatatatatatatatatatatatatatatatatatatatatatatatatatatatatgtatatacatgtatgtatatatatacatatacatatatatatatatatatatatatatatatatatatatatatatatttatatatatatatatatatatatgtatatatgtatatgtatatatatatatatatatatatatatatatatatatatatgtgtgtgtgtgtgtgtgtgtgtgtatgtatatatatatatgtatatacatatatgtatctacacacacacacacacacacacacacacacacacacacacacacacacatatatatatatatatatatatatatatatatatatatatatatatatatatatatatatatatatgcatatgtatatgtatatatgtatatacatatatgtgcacatacatacatacatacatatatatatatatatgtatatatatatatatatatatatatatatatatatatatatatatattcataaatgtatgtatgtatgtatgtatgtacagtgatACCGAGTGTGATCTTAAGATTCGCCATCCGCGGAGCCTCCTCGTCAGTTGGTCTCCATCCTGCGAATCAGGTCCTTGACGCTCCCGCCAGAGGCCGGAGGATTCGCGGGCTTCGCCGCCGAGGGAGGCGCTGGGGGACCCGATCTCTGAGGTCCCGCCGGCGGCGAGGGTCTCCTTGCCCCAGGAGGCAGCACAGGCATCTTGGGAGAGTCCTTGGGCTTCTTCTGAGttggcggaggcggtggcggcgCTGCCCTCACCGGAGAGGTCTTCTTCGGCGTCGCGGGCTGTCTGCGTCTGCCGTCGAGAGACTCGCTGCTGTTCTCACTCGAGGACACCTCCTTGGAGTGGCTCGGCCTCCCGATGACCTTGtccggggggaagaaggggttgtCCTTCGTCGTGGGCGCTCGGTGGATGTTGTCTTCGCTCTTGTGCGGCTTGAGGGTGtgcggaggggggcggggacggGCTTCCGGGGTCTTGGTCCCGCAGGCGGAGACGACGTCGGTGGAGACGGAGCGGCGGTAGTTGGGCGGCGGCTCATCGAAAGGAGGAGGCGTGCCCTGCCGCGAGTTTCGATTTCCGGCGAGAGGATCCACGACGAAGCGGCTCAGGGGCATGGACTTCTGCGTGACGTAGGGCGGCCGATGAATCTCGCGTTCGGGTGTTTTGGAGGTCTTCCGGGCGGGGAACTTGGGCTGGCTCGCCTCCCGATCCGGGGTCTTGGACGACTTCGGGCTGAACTTCCTCAGGGCGCTCACCAGACTCGTCATCGACATCTGCGACGACACGGGTTCCTTCGTGATCACTTCCTCGTCGTCGACGACGCAGCCCGAGTCGACCGAGAGCGATTGGAGGTACGTGGGGCGATCGAGACCTTCATTGGATTTGTGGTAGAGAACGGGAGAGTCCGAAGGCAGCTGAACCTTCCTCCTAAGGTCAGGAGAGTTCTTCGGCGTGATCGTGACGATGTCAGTCACCAGCTTGTCATCGGCGACACCCCACGTGTTCGTCTTGGACAGGTCCTTGTTGAAATCGACGTCCACTTGACAGATTGTggtcctgtcccctccctctttcgcctcgACTTGACGGTGAACCGCGTGCTTCTCCTTCCCGAGGGGCCCGGCGGACACGACCCAGTGAGTGAACTTTGCCATGAAAAAGCAGCAGCAGGAGTCGATGCAGGAGGCGCAACAAGGGACGCTGGATCTGACGCGAGATCGACCCCGTTTTTCCCACCATCTGCGCAGAAAGTCGAACATGCAGCAGAAGATGATGACCATGGCCAGCAAGAGGAAGAACATGACGATGATGGCCTTCAGGACCGGATTCACTGCGGGCGGAAGTAATGACCTTTCGTCAGACTTTGCCAGCACCTATTTTATCGGCGTTCAAAACGTTTCAAAACTGAACTTCTAGGATATGATTATAGAGCATGACTAATGATTCTAATATCAACTAAATCTCTAAATCAGTTCTTTAtgaaagacaaagcaaaaaacgGAATAACGCTGCCTACTTCGGGGTTCCTCCATGTGCCCGCTGTCGTAGGAGCCTCCGAAGCCAAAGCCTGAGCAGTCCGGAGGGCCGAAGCCGGGGTCGCAGTgacagttgttgttgctgttgcacaCGCCGTGGCCAGAGCAGCCGTTGGGACACTGAGAGACGCCGTCAGGTTCTGCGATGTCCTCGCACCTCTGCTTCACGCACATCTGTTTTAAGGAAGTGTTTGAGTGAGAGACAGTCAAAaggtagaagcagagagagagggggggggggggaagacggtgagagggagaggagagagagaagggagaaagagaaagagaggggagaaagagagagagaggagagagaaagagagaaagaggggggagaaagagtgagtgagaggggagacagagggagagagagagagagagagtgggagaaagagagagagagagtgggggtggagaaagagggagagagaagagaaagaaaggaaacgttTCAAAATGATGCAATTtaccaataaacacaaaacacgaaAAACGCAGTTCCATTACAAGATCATAGCGTACCAACGAACACAACACATACCTTGTTCACGCCACAGCTGGAGCCATCGGGAACCAACCAGAAGGCACTGGGTATGTGCATCGATGCCAAGACGTAGTGGCACTTGCCTAAGTACCCGTAGTGATAAGTGCCCGTGAGCATGGGCTTGCTTGTAGCTGGGAGACAGTGCAGGGTGCCACAGGGGGCGTTTCTGGAATGGTGTGGGGAATgggatcatggtgatgatggctatggtggtgatgatgattgttatagtGGTGGGGATGGTTtggtatgatggtggtgattgtgatggtgatggtactggGCTGATGGTGATTgcaaaggtgatggtgatgatggtactgagatgatggtgattgccaaggtgatggtggtgatgatggtggctataatggtggtggtaattgtgatgatgctGTTGGTTATCATGATGCTGGTGGATATAGTGATGATACTATTGGTAgttattgtgatgatggtggtagcaaTGGTGGCTTTTAaggtagtggtagtaatgatgaggaaggtgatgatggtgatgtaggatatgatgatgataagaatataagaTAACATcatattaacaaatataacagTAATTGATAAAAATGGTCATAGCAGAAATAATCTCTATACTCTTCATAATACTATCACAATTAATACTGACAATGACAGTGGttaaatgataatgtatatatattgcaatctGTTATTTCCCGTTTCAGTTCACTTGACTTTTTTCTATGCTTAGTTTAAGAACCAAATAAGATACTGTATCTACAAAATGCACCGCTGAAAATAGATGACATCACAAAGAGATATGATTGtagttaaacttttttttttttttttttttttttacatatgcctCAATGATTCTCTTCATATCAATGTCCTGGACAAGAGGTATCCCTttaggtgctgtcacactagcacttttccgttaatttttttccaattttcttgttttgtccaTTTTTTGAGCTAATTGTCGATTTTCAAGTCAGActataatgatcgtttccgtctgaaaacctttccgtcaactttttcagccaagcatagtcaaatcaagaattATATTCGagaatttttgtatttatgttaaataaaattgtaaaaaaattgacggaaaaagtgctagtgtgacagcacctttaaccGCGCTTCCATCTGTTATCAAAAAGTACAGTCCAGGCGAAATTTTTTGCGAGACGTGTTTCGAATCCTATCTCGAATAATCATATAATACAACCTTTGCTCGTAAGGGGAATTTCGAAGCTTTATATTGCCCGTAACCGAGCATCATACATCTCAatgcgggaaaggctagatcagtagcaactcgaggaggttatgacgtcagattttaatgacgtcacaaaagctgCGATTCTgcgattgatgatggtgataaacttTCACTCATATCGGTTTTATGAAATTACGTCGCTAAGTCGCTACCAGCACGAAATTCGTGCACTGCTGGACGAGcggtgaatatggtcgatcatttttatCTTTCCGGTTTTCAAAGGGGATGGACAATaaatattttaatggttatattttcattgaacaatcatcaaaataacccTGTGGCTGAGAAGCGTGGGCGGTTATGTTCATACATGAATGACTCAcaagtgggagtcaagccataggcctggattttttactcagcttgaaggaattaagtatttacttttattgataCCTCTATGCActccatgaatgaatgaatgaaagatattttatttaatgtttagGATATCAAGCCGACAAGACTTTATtaagtcaaaaacgcctgaaaatCCATTGAAACTAACTCTGTTGGATATTgttcaaaatgtaaacatgaacacgTGCTCTTCTAAAAATAGCCTGGCCTGGTAtcctaaacattaaaaaaatacctttcattcattcattgagtgcatggaggtattaacaAAAGGAGGTATACTTAATTGCTTTCAGCTTAGTAAAAAATACAGGCTTTTGGCTTGActccactgcgagcaattccacttgagaatcattcatgcataaacataatcgcccactcttctcatccacagggctattttgatcaTTGTTCAATAAAATATAACCATTAGAATCAACATTTTCAATACATTTTGAAAACTGGAAGgatcaaaatgaataataaaccccatgtgctttttccaaaaacagaatcgcaacttttgtgacatcaaaatctgacgtcataacctcctcgaattgctactggTTTAGCCTTTCCCATCTCAATGCACGTCTCCAAGTGTTTCGAATCATCATATAGGACAACCCTAGTTAGTAAGGTTCAAGGGGGATTCCGAAGCTTCATTTTGCCCTTAACCGAGCATCATACCTCTCACTGCACTTCTTTAGCTCGTTCAGACTGCTGTCCCTGAAGCCGCAGTTGCCGTTCGAACTGCCGTGAGTGTTGTACTTGTAGCACTTTTCATCAGCACTGGAGGTCGTCGGCCCCCAGACTGTCCTGCAGCGCTGCTCGTGGCTGCCACACTCTCCCCTGTGACAGtgaccctggggggggggggcgtgttcaACTTTTGTTCTGGTGTTAAGAAGTGGGTGAATGCTCGAAACACTGACTAGTTTTGGTTCGATGTGTTCATGTGCAGACAGATTTAGGACAAGgacagatatagattgatagattgcaGAGATGGATAAGCAGATGGATAGTGAGATAGGAATGATTAACACGATCATGAACGGATGGATAGGCAGAATTTTTTACAACACGCAAGTCCTTCTCGCagtcaaatagacaaatagataaaaatcaaCTCCGCTAGATTTCGTACCAATCCATCGAAGCACAGTTCCCCGTCCCGCTTGAAGACGTCCGCGGGGCAGTACTCGGAGTCCCCGGCGCAGAATTCTGGCAGGTCGCACTCGGACAGGGATTGCCGGCACAAGGACCCGACTGGCAGGGGCTTGCAGGTCTGTGGGACGAAGGGTagcattggtgttgttattgttgtggttgttcatATGAGGACATATTAACATTGCGCTCTTTAGGTCTTGCTatataggctctctctctctccttctccttccctttccctctccctcacgcttctctctcgctctctctccaaataattaaataaatatatgtatatgtgtatgtccctttccctctccctgacccACCGCCGCCCGCCCTACCTCCGTGTCGCAGCAGGCCCCCGAGGCGCAGGTGGCGTTCACAGCCAGCATGCAGGTGTCGGGGTCGCAGCAGGGGTTGTCGCAGAACTCCGCAGGCCCGCAGTCGCATTGCTCCCCACTCTCTACCACGCCGTTGCCGCAGCCAGGACGCGGGTAAATCTTCGTCGGGACGTTCTTCAAGCAGTCGAAGCCGGCACTGGAGAAGCTCTGAGCGAGGTACATCTTGCTGCAGGAACTCCAACCCATGCTGGAGTTGTAGGCGCTGCTGTGGGCGGGAAGGGCGGTTCGTGGGTAAGTGGGACTAACTGTATGAGTGACTGATTACGTAGAATGGGTCATTGCTAAGTCTATTAAAAGTAACCAATtagctatattaaaaaaaaaaaaaaaaatgtaggtaaTTCTAGAGGAGATGGAATATtcgttttttcctatattttccccttaccccctacgaTTTGGGGGGACACGTGGGGAATcgagggtttgggggggggggggcatacaaaGGTCTCCCACACAAACTATCGTAAAAATCCATTTATCGCAAAGATGAGCCAAACTTTCCCACAAAAATAACCGTTTTTAGGGATATTTGAAGGTATCGATGCGCCATACAATGACGTCACAACAAATTTTGAAGAGCGTAAAATGTGAATAGATTATAGAAATTagttaaatgaattaatataatggtaattaataTCGTTTGCAGAGCGTGTCGAAAATCAACTTAAAATTACGCGTGAATGTCTATCAAACTTTCTTGAGCACCACCTTCTGAGTGACATGGTTTGTTTACACTGACTTCGGCGATAAGCGGAGAATGGGACTTTGCGAGCGACAAATTTCGGcactttattttaatattatgacGTAATTATGTCTTTCCGCGCTTTAAATTTGACTTCCCTGATTAGTTTGCATGTTGTTCTTCCATTTTAGTAGCATTTCGTGTTTGTTTACTGAAATTCTATATCCTCCATATTTACCAAAATGTAGTTACATGATACAGTTTCATCGGATGCATCTCCCAAATTTGGCTCTCATGGACTTGGACCAGTTTAGCTCAAATCACCCAATCCACAGTATTACAATATCAAAACACCTTAATGTTCACCAATACAATGTATCATTAGGGAAAAAACACCATTTCCATGCAATCTTCATACAAacgataaaagtaaaaattatattcgacaacgataatgacaaggtGTAAATGCGGAGGAAgataagatgaagaaaggaaactAGAGCTGCGTCaaggaattgattttttttttttttttttttttaagaaaggaaACGCACAATAATTTTTGAAATTAGcttcaagaagaagaggaatctcCAACATAAAAACTGCTTTTTGGGgccatgtgtttttttgtttttttttattcatttaatttttccttttttacgcgATCTACAAACTTACCTGCCAGTTTCTCCCATGACGCACTTGCTACTTTCGCACGTGCAATCTTTCGCGTCCTCATCGTGATGCATGCCTAGGTTGTGGCCCATCTCGTGCGCAACCGTCTGTGCAACGATGCCCACGGCCTCGTTCTTGTCCTGCACGACGCTCACGGAGGAGTTCTTGCTGTCGAGACGAAGGAATCTTTAGGCTTCTTCTAGTGTTTGTGAGAATATCTAaggacttttctctctttctttttaattttccgatcctttttttttttggggggggggcttgaaaTATTAGGGATTTCTAGGATATGTTCAGGAATTCTTGAACATCGGGATTTTGGAGACGGGTTGTAGAAGAATATCTAAaggttatatttatttttctatttcatgttatatatttatctgtatattttagATTTTGCGGGTTGTTAGCGTTGTTAGTTTGCTCGATTTTTATTGGGATTTCCATAAATTTAGTTACATGATAATATAGGGGAATCTGATTCTCTTTACCTACGgactttgttgtctttgtttgtgttgtttttcccaagcacttttttattctgttgttatttctttggctttctttgtAATTATGTGTAAGAATCGATTTAGTACTTgcagttatatatgaatatgtatgtatgtatgtgtatgtgtgtgtgtgtgtgtgtgtgtgtgtgtgtgtgtgtgtgtgtgtgtgtgtgtgtgtgtgtgtgtgtgtgtgtgtgtgtgtgagtgtgtgagtgtgtgagtgtgtgagtgtgtgagtgtgtgtgtgagtgtgtgagtgtgtgtgtgtgtgtgtgtgtgtgtgtgagtgtgtgtgtgtgtgtggatacaaaaTCAGACAACAGGCATTTCAAGGACTTACCTGCACATGCCCCTCACGGTGGCATACCCGACGGTTGATCCCACGAAATCCACTCTCCTGCAAGAAAAAGATATTGATCATTTTTAAAATCAGGGAGTTATGTACAGGTGCTAAAATATCTATTGTTTTTGATTATGCACGaggatatacatttattattttcatatgtatacacacatacatacgtatatacacacatacacatgcgtacacacacacacacacatatacacacacacacctacacaaacacacacacacacctacacaaacacacacatacatacgtacacaaacaaatgcacacacacaaatctttgAACCAATAACCATTACAATCACCAAAAACTTTAACCCTCACCcctgcccccccatcccccccaaaaaaactcaCGTCAACAGCACAGTGTTGTCATTGGGTAAATTAGGCCTATCCTGAAGCAGCTTTCGTCGGTAGGCCGTGAATCTGGCGAGGAGGTCTTCGTGATTGTTTGTAACTGCGATTTTGTCGGAGTCGTCCCACACAATGAGGTCGGCGAGGACAACCACGACGCCGAGAGGGCGGTACATCTGCGGgcgtgagggagaaagggcgttGGTGATGGTGAATATTGATGGGGATGAATGGTGGGAGTGACGGTGgagcaatgatggtgatattgttaCAGTACGTACAGTCTCAGAAAAGGAATAACTGGCATCTTAGCCCGGagattttattttagattttatttttctattctaatcagctgactcattatgcatgtttgtgcgtgtgtggaattTTAAGACGGAATACATCTGTTGTTTAAGGATAATGTTGTGGTAATAGTTATCACAGGTATAATAATTACAGGGGTAATGGTAACACTATTTGtgatcagaatgatgataatagtggaaataacaataaggataataatatgattacagttgataataagaatgacgatgATATCGACTTAAAAACAGTAATGTTAagaatgagaacaatgatgatgatgataatatcaataatggtgatggtgaagaggaggacAATGAACAACGACAAAAAGAACTAGttataacaatagcattaaaaataaggataatgataaacaaagataatagaattacagagaaaaaaaaaacatcattttcaACCCCAaggcccccgccccccgccatcCGCCGACACTCACCGCGTTCACGATGTTGACCATGGCGCGGCAGCGAGCCTCCACCTTGTCGCCGAACTTGCGGTAGAAGCTGTTGTCGGCCACGAGGACCACCTCCACGAAGCGGGTCAGCTTGTCCGTCCAGAGGGGCCCGTGCAGCGCCCCGCGACGCACCTGCACCCACAGGGGAAGCACAggtgtggggaagagagggggataagataTGGtgtaggagggaaaagggtggcaCTACTGATATTAACTGTAGAGAGTCAGGTTTGTCTCTTTATAGGGACGGCcatcaaacaaaatcaaaacgcTTTTTCGCTCACGCTCACAACAGtggtgggcaaaagatcaacaatggccgctgaatcaACTGTGAGAACCATGTCAACCTATTgcaaatctctcgatttagttgctgaaaaacgtcatgatgaaaaacgtgttctaaaggtacagaaagcttaccagatcctttctctctctctgatggctggtctgaaagccccattggttggcccatgttagttttggtcatatttatctctacctaatacatACGCCGGTTAGTTACACAGGAGAGGAGTTGAATGCTACAAGTCACTTGAAactttcaagtatttttcttaatttttaaaacaaaacagaataatgGAATTTGGCATTCAACATACGAAAAAAATCAGAATTTAGCTATCTATTTGTTGGGCCATACTAATTGGTTGATGCGACCGTTATACACacacctggtgtttacacatacaATGAATgaaaggcctacaaatctctggaagggtacaagtaagtACTTAATACTGCTTATAATGAGACTGGTTcgtagtcgtaggattaaattTTCAAgaacttgtgaaattctttcttgctcgctctttgccttttaggcctggttttatgaaaagttgctcaaaacaaGGGTTTTGCCAatatttttcggacgttatagccagacttttctaaaatGTTAAACttacattcccacgcaatactcatcGTGATACCTTGAAAAGATTGAAGTAAATTGCCTGAAGTTGTTGAGAGGGCGGTGTAGCAGTCATTAGATTCActcttcattttgttcccatttaatgtcttACGGCCTTCGTTCAGAGAAAGTTTTCAAATCAAATAaactgaaacttaaagtgaaagaagatactcaatagtaaccagtcacccacaGCATCCACCACCGCCTAGGCCCAtgcctaaccacggggaaatacatcccctaggAAGAGTTATGACGGtataacataaccgtttaaattttagaatatctttatagaaactcttacatcactcccaggtgaaggatcaaagttcttgcgattgatagccaaagtctccttctctcggggtcttttggaaaacaattaaaactcaaaTTTGgacctttttgctgtccatttgcacatccaataataatgcaactgttaaccatgtcgaagtttcttaaatgtgaaaaaggatgcgaatcttatatTAATCGAGAAAAAAGGGACGACGTTCGCGACAGACCAACACTTAATAACGAAGTTCgtgagattttgttgtttttgcccaccactgcctccgactgatcacgtgacagctctggtgacgtTACGATGGCCGTCCCTATACGTAGaggtaaatactatatatatatatatatatatatatatatatatatatctatatatgtatatttgtatatatatatatatagatatatatgtatgtgtatatatatatatatatatatatatatatatatatatatatatatatatatatatatatatatatatatatatgtttttatatatatatatgtatatttatatatatatacatatatatatatatacatatatatatatatataaatatatatatatatatatatatatatatatatatatatatatatatatatatatatatatatatatatatatatattgaacaataTATACGTATGCGCAGTGAAATTACATCAGATCAGATACTCGTATTCTTATTAATAATTCTTATAATCTATAATTCTACTGACC harbors:
- the LOC113820732 gene encoding disintegrin and metalloproteinase domain-containing protein 9 isoform X3, whose product is MLLWSLGKTIIIFWLLCTPPATSWPKPSGNPKAETLRGVVVVSGRELLVEPLPGTRNPEGPHRIFSREQVESVPGKCGVNTEHEESEEKPDIPPASHRVRRGALHGPLWTDKLTRFVEVVLVADNSFYRKFGDKVEARCRAMVNIVNAMYRPLGVVVVLADLIVWDDSDKIAVTNNHEDLLARFTAYRRKLLQDRPNLPNDNTVLLTRVDFVGSTVGYATVRGMCSKNSSVSVVQDKNEAVGIVAQTVAHEMGHNLGMHHDEDAKDCTCESSKCVMGETGSSAYNSSMGWSSCSKMYLAQSFSSAGFDCLKNVPTKIYPRPGCGNGVVESGEQCDCGPAEFCDNPCCDPDTCMLAVNATCASGACCDTETCKPLPVGSLCRQSLSECDLPEFCAGDSEYCPADVFKRDGELCFDGLGHCHRGECGSHEQRCRTVWGPTTSSADEKCYKYNTHGSSNGNCGFRDSSLNELKKCSERNAPCGTLHCLPATSKPMLTGTYHYGYLGKCHYVLASMHIPSAFWLVPDGSSCGVNKMCVKQRCEDIAEPDGVSQCPNGCSGHGVCNSNNNCHCDPGFGPPDCSGFGFGGSYDSGHMEEPRMNPVLKAIIVMFFLLLAMVIIFCCMFDFLRRWWEKRGRSRVRSSVPCCASCIDSCCCFFMAKFTHWVVSAGPLGKEKHAVHRQVEAKEGGDRTTICQVDVDFNKDLSKTNTWGVADDKLVTDIVTITPKNSPDLRRKVQLPSDSPVLYHKSNEGLDRPTYLQSLSVDSGCVVDDEEVITKEPVSSQMSMTSLVSALRKFSPKSSKTPDREASQPKFPARKTSKTPEREIHRPPYVTQKSMPLSRFVVDPLAGNRNSRQGTPPPFDEPPPNYRRSVSTDVVSACGTKTPEARPRPPPHTLKPHKSEDNIHRAPTTKDNPFFPPDKVIGRPSHSKEVSSSENSSESLDGRRRQPATPKKTSPVRAAPPPPPPTQKKPKDSPKMPVLPPGARRPSPPAGPQRSGPPAPPSAAKPANPPASGGSVKDLIRRMETN